ATGAAATCCATCAAGCGCTGGATGCGATGCTTGAGGCCGGATTGCTCAGCGACGAGCGCGCGGCACGCGCGCGCATCGTCAGCGGGTTGCGTCGGGGCCACGGTCCGGCGCGCATCCGTCAATCCCTGCAGCAGGCCGGATTGCCCGCCGATTCAAGCATGACCGGCGATGACGACGAGGCCATCAACTGGATAGAGCAGGCCCGTGATGTGGCTGAACGCAAGTTCGGCACCGACGCACCGGTCGACTACCAGGAATGGGCGCGACGCGCCCGCTTTCTGCAATCCAGGGGCTACGACACCCCAACCATCCGCAAGGCCTTGCCGGCAGTCGACAGCTCCGGGTAGGAGCGCCCTCGCGGCGCGACCGCAGTTCATCTAGCCGCGGCATTATTGAACGGCAACGAGATTTGGCGGCCAGAATCTCCAACGCGGAGAACGCAGTGGGCCGCGGAGGACGCAGAGAGAATCTGATCCAGGATGGTTCTTGCTCTTCTCTGGGTTCTCCGCGTTCAGCTTCTGAGTCCGGCACCCCGCAAATCCCGGTCTTCGCGACGGCACGCGACACGGCGGTCGCGACACAAGGTCGCTCCTACCCGTGTGCGGTTCCCAGTAGGAGCGCCCTTGCGGCGCGACCGTCACCGTCCTGGGTCGATAATCTTTGCCGGCTGCCGATGGCGAGAATCTTCAACGCGGAGAACGCCAAGGGCCGCAGAGTACGCAGAGAGAAGCTGATTCTGGATTGGCTTCGCTCTTCTACGCGTTCTTTCTGCTTTTCCTTCGCGTCCTTCGCGTCCCGCTCTTGCCTACAGCCCAGCGCAGGTTCCGGTCTTTGCGAAGGCACATGGCGTGACAGTCGCGACACGAGGTCGCTCCTACCAACGCCCATGGCCACTCGTAGGAGCGCCCTGGCGGCGCGACCGTCCAATCCCCATGCGTTCAAGAGTGCAGTCTCGACCCCGGACAGGTTAGATTCCGGGGTTAGCTGCGTGCGCTCAAACTCAGGGTCCGATCCGATGCAAACCACCAACCAGATTCGTCAGGCCTTCATCGACTACTTCGTCGGCAAGGGGCATAGGCATGTGCCATCGAGTTCGCTGGTGCCAGGCGGTGACGGAACCCTGCTGTTCACCAACTCGGGCATGGTCCAGTTCAAGGACACCTTTCTTGGCGCCGAGAAGCGCGACTACACCCGCGCCGCATCCTCGCAACGCTGCGTGCGTGCGGGTGGAAAGCACAACGATCTGGACGCCGTCGGTTACACCGCGCGCCATCACACCTTCTTTGAAATGCTCGGCAACTTCAGCTTCGGCGATTATTTCAAGCGCGATGCCATTCATTACGCCTGGGAACTGCTGACCGGTGTCTACGGCCTGCCCGCCGACAAGCTCTGGGTGACGGTCTATGCCACCGACGACGAAGCCTTTGATCTCTGGAACCGGGAGATCGGCGTGCCGGCCGAACGCATTGTCCGCATCGGCGACAACAAGGGTGCGCCCTTTGCCTCCGACAACTTCTGGCAGATGGCCGACACCGGCCCCTGCGGCCCCTGCTCGGAGATTTTCTACGACCATGGGCCGGAAATCGCTGGCGGTCCTCCGGGATCGCCCGACGAGGATGGCGACCGCTACATCGAAATCTGGAACCTGGTGTTCATGCAGTACGACCGCTCGGTCAGCGGCAGTACCGAGTACGCCAGCAGCGATGCCGCGCGCGCAGCCTATGCGCAGGCGCTGGCCGACGGCAAGGTGGTGCAGCCGCCGGTGGCCAGTCGCAGCGCCGATGGTGCGCTCAGGTACACGCTCACCGAATACCGCATGGCGCCCCTGCCCAGTCCCTGTGTCGATACCGGCATGGGCCTGGAGCGATTGGCGGCGGTGCTGCAGCACGTGCATTCCAATTACGAGATCGATCTGTTCCAGGCGCTGATTGCGCAGGCGGCCCGGTTGACTGATACCGATGATTTGACCAATGCCTCGCTGCGGGTCATCGCCGATCACATCCGAGCCTGCGCCTTCCTGATCGTCGATGGCGTGCTTCCCGGCAATGAAGGTCGCGGCTATGTGCTGCGCCGGATCATCCGCCGGGCGCTGCGCCATGGCTGGAAACTCGGTGTGCGCAAGGCCTTCTTCCATCACATGGTGGCACCACTGGTGACGCAGATGGGGCAGGCCTATCCGGAATTGGCCAACAAAGCCAGGCTGGTCGATCAGGTACTGGCCGCCGAAGAAGAGCGCTTTGCCGAGACCCTCGACAGCGGCATGAAGGTGTTCGAGCAGATCGCGGCCAGGAATGCAGGCCAGATCCCCGGTGCCGACGCCTTCCGGCTCTATGACACCTACGGCTTCCCGGTCGATCTGACCGCCGACGTGGCGCGCGAGCGCGGCATGTCGGTGGACATGGATGGCTTCGAGCAGTCCATGACTGCCCAGCGCGATCGCGCCCGCAGTGCCAGCCAGTTCGGTGGCGGCGTGCAGGTCACGGCCGAACATGTGGCTGGTTTGCCGGCCACCGAATTCTGCGGCTATCACGACGAGGCCATCGAGCAGGCCAAGGTCCTGCGCATTCTGGTCGATGGTCAGGTACGCGAGCAGATCGTCGGCGGCGACCGGGCCCTGATCATTCTCGATCGCACGCCCTTCTATGCCGAGAGCGGTGGTCAACAGGGCGATCAAGGCCAACTCCGTGCCGAAAATGGCAACTTTGCCGTGGTCGACACCATCAAGCTGGCGGCCGTTTTCCATGGTCATCTGGGTCAGCTCGACGCCGGCGTGCTCCGCGTCGGCGACAGCGTCAGCGCCCGGATCGATCACGAACGCCGCAGCGCCATCGTTCTCAACCATTCGGCCACGCATCTGCTGCACGCCGCATTGCGCGAGGAATTGGGCGATCACGTGCAGCAGAAGGGCAGTCTGGTGGCGCCCGATCGCCTGCGCTTCGATTTCTCCCACTTCCAGCCGATCACGCCGGAACAACTGCAGCGTATCGAGAACCGGGTCAATGAGCAGATCCGCGCCAATGCGCAGGCCGAAGTCCATCACATGGGCATGCAGGAGGCGCTCGATTTCGGCGCCATGGCGCTTTTTGGCGAGAAGTACGGCGATCACGTGCGTGTGCTGAAGATGGGCGATTTCTCCACCGAGCTCTGCGGTGGTACGCATGTCTCGCGCGCGGGTGACATCGGTTTGTTCAAGATCTTGAGCGAAACCGGCATTTCCTCCGGTGTGCGCCGCATCGAGGCCATCACCGGCGCCGTCGCCGTGGCCTGGGTGCAGGAACAGGAGCAGCGCCTGCGCGAGTTGGCCGGCATGCTCGGTGGTGGCGATCAGGTCATCGCCAAGGTTCAAGCCCTGCTGGAGCGCATCAAGCGTGACGAGCGCGAACTGGC
This genomic window from Rhodanobacteraceae bacterium contains:
- a CDS encoding regulatory protein RecX; translated protein: MKAEPTSGKPRRSAYAAAVALLAMREHSRMELEQKLGQRDYPADEIHQALDAMLEAGLLSDERAARARIVSGLRRGHGPARIRQSLQQAGLPADSSMTGDDDEAINWIEQARDVAERKFGTDAPVDYQEWARRARFLQSRGYDTPTIRKALPAVDSSG
- the alaS gene encoding alanine--tRNA ligase — translated: MQTTNQIRQAFIDYFVGKGHRHVPSSSLVPGGDGTLLFTNSGMVQFKDTFLGAEKRDYTRAASSQRCVRAGGKHNDLDAVGYTARHHTFFEMLGNFSFGDYFKRDAIHYAWELLTGVYGLPADKLWVTVYATDDEAFDLWNREIGVPAERIVRIGDNKGAPFASDNFWQMADTGPCGPCSEIFYDHGPEIAGGPPGSPDEDGDRYIEIWNLVFMQYDRSVSGSTEYASSDAARAAYAQALADGKVVQPPVASRSADGALRYTLTEYRMAPLPSPCVDTGMGLERLAAVLQHVHSNYEIDLFQALIAQAARLTDTDDLTNASLRVIADHIRACAFLIVDGVLPGNEGRGYVLRRIIRRALRHGWKLGVRKAFFHHMVAPLVTQMGQAYPELANKARLVDQVLAAEEERFAETLDSGMKVFEQIAARNAGQIPGADAFRLYDTYGFPVDLTADVARERGMSVDMDGFEQSMTAQRDRARSASQFGGGVQVTAEHVAGLPATEFCGYHDEAIEQAKVLRILVDGQVREQIVGGDRALIILDRTPFYAESGGQQGDQGQLRAENGNFAVVDTIKLAAVFHGHLGQLDAGVLRVGDSVSARIDHERRSAIVLNHSATHLLHAALREELGDHVQQKGSLVAPDRLRFDFSHFQPITPEQLQRIENRVNEQIRANAQAEVHHMGMQEALDFGAMALFGEKYGDHVRVLKMGDFSTELCGGTHVSRAGDIGLFKILSETGISSGVRRIEAITGAVAVAWVQEQEQRLRELAGMLGGGDQVIAKVQALLERIKRDERELAAMKSKAASASVDDMVSGAVAVGDIRVLAARLEGIDAKVLREMLDKLKQLLCDAVVVLASAQDGKATLIAGVSGSALGRVKAGEVLAHVASQAGGKGGGRPDMAQGGCNDVPELQAALKALPAFVGSKL